The stretch of DNA GAAAGCAGTAGCAAATGGGGTGAAAAAACAAATTCCATTTCGCATCTCGCGACAAATATGATCCCGTCAATGAAGGATATAGAAAAGGTAATCTTATACCCCTATTCAGCCGATTGGATGAAATTAGATATTGGCGTAATAAATCGCGATATGGTCAATCCAGATATCAACCAGTTTGAGTCAACAGGCCTACCGCATACAATGAATATGATCGCCGTTGGAGAAGAAAAGTCGTATCATCGCTTGACATGTAACATGTATTTGCTCAGAGCGCTGGCTCACTATTGGCGGTCCAGCGACCAGTATGGGTATTTGGAACAGATGATGAGAATAGCTGAGCACCTTAGTCGCCGCAGAGATTTGCGCGGCGCTGCGAAATGGTTACTGCTAATGTTGCGAACAATGAAACTGCACATTTGGAGATCTCCCGACTCAAAAATAACCGTGTCGCCAGATTTCCAAAGTTCAGTAAGAGCAAAAATATACGAATACCTGGGTGATATATATGTTGCCACGAGCGGCACAATATTATTCAGCGAGGATGAGCTATCTGCTAAAGAATCTGCAAATCAGGAAAAAGACATCTGGACTAAAATATTACCTCTTATGCGGATTTCGAAAATATCGAGCGGGGCGACCGGAGGCGCCAATACAGAAAATGCAAATGACGAAAGCGTCACCTATGATACGATCGATGACAGAGAGGATGAGTTTTTCTACACTCTCTCGGGAGCATACTATTTGCGAAATCATCAATCTCTGAGGGCGTGCGATGTCTTTCTAAAGAAAATCTCGGTGCGGCAGAGAAGAATGTTTAAGACACTTTTTCGTCTAAAACAAAATAACATAAAGCAACAAGATGGAGAAAAGGTCCGCATGCGACTAGAGGCGGTGCGCTCATGGTGCAATATTTGGAATGGCGTTGAAAAGGCGATTCATATTCTTGTTTTCTCGGACGAAGATGATGGACTTCATTCTTCACCAGCCGTTAATATTCGAGACAGAAGACGATATGGGGCGCTTCTGACTAAAATAGGTACGACTGTTCTCGCCGCTGCGAATTTTGCGGATCAATTTCGTTGGGATCAAAAGATTACCGACGCCGAAAAGGAACAATTCATTCAAACGCGCATCAAGCCCTTTGAAGGAGACCATAACAGCGATCCGGGCAATAAAGTCAAAATCGATCAATTGAAAATTGCAATAAAAGGAAATTTGGACGTTAACAAGAGCTTTAGGCAGATTGACAGAGTATTTTCGCTTATCATGGATAACGAGTATTTGAGACATCGATCTCAACGCAGTGAAGGCGCGCTGCTGAATTATGAAAGAACTAATCCTTTGATTTTCGAGTTAGGGGTAAATAGCTCTCTTAGGCGAAATTCACTGTCCGTGTGGCGGAAACTCCGAAAGATGGCATCAAAGCATGAGAACTTAGAAGCGAAGGACAACGACAATCCGCTTGTAGAAATGTTAAAGAGAAGTCGTGTAAACGGAAGCGAGTTTCTTCTGGGGCTTTTAGCGGAAGCGGTGGAATCAGCAAAAATAAAAGAAATCAAGTCGAAGAAGAATCGAGTCGAATTCGAAGAAGACTTTAGGGGTATAAGTCGTACAGTTCATTATTTGCGAGTTGCCGAAATATCGTTACTTGGGGCATTTTTGTCGATGAATGATAACATGAATGATTTGGAAGCTGCGACAGCAGCAAGGTCGTTTGGTTGTTTGTATCTTAGGTCTATCGAGCTCGTCTTGGAAACTCGCAAAATGGTATATGAGTATTTGAATGTCGACGACGCATTACGGTTAGACATAGCGCTGGCTTTGACGTACGAGATGTTTCATGTTGCGGCGAAGAGGTACATTTACCATGCGATTAGCATATTCAAAAATGAAAAGAGAGCAGAAAGAAGAATTCATCAGGAATTCGGACAAGTTTATGCTGCTTTGGGAGATTTGCTCGTCATTCGGGCGGAAGCTGTTGAAGCGGGGAAGTGGAAATGTTCAAATCCTGGGGAAGGAGGTTATTGTAATGTCGGTTTACCTGATAGAGAAACTAGAATTATCGGACTAACTTATCGTTGGCCGGCGCTTGCGAACCTTCCAGGCGTGGCGAATGCTTTAGAAAGCGAGTCTGAAATTCGTCTCCAAGCTGAGTCCGCATATCGGAACGTGCTTGAGCAATTTTTGAGCGAAACGGAAAATTATATAAAGCGTTACCGGTTTCCGAACGAATTGTTTTATTTACATCGCGATATTATGGATCGCGAGACGCACTACGAGATTTGTGTGAATGTGGCAAATCGACACTGGGACTACAGTTCGCAAAACAAGAAACGACTTGACGGAAGTAAAGCCGCTGAGCATCTGCGCGACAACGAATATCGGATAATTATGGCGCTTCAGGAACCGAATGCCGACGGGTTGGATCGGCAGATATGGCTGACCGGGATTGAGAGGGTGTTGAAATATGTTAACGTGGTTCGCGTGGGTGCAAGCTACCTTCTGATCGATAGAAATGCGAAAGGGAAAATGCAAATAAAGTTGAAAAGGGAGTCGATTGAAGAGCAGTCTGATCGAGCTGATGACAATTTGGCCGAATTGAAAAGATTCTTTCGGTCCTATGACGATGGTCTGCCTGGAGTGTATTTGGACGGGTCTGAAAGCGGCGCGAGTAACGGAGAGCGAGAAATCGAAAAAGATGGAACTCAAAACGTAGTGGATGAGAAACAACATAGTTACTTCGAGTAGTTGTGGCTCTAAAAAGCGCTCGTCTCGGCACTTTTCAGGCCGCGATCACCGTGCCTTATTTCCCCGCAGCGCCTTTTACGCAACAGTGTGCCGGTTGATCGCCCCCCTCACCTCCCCTCACGCCTCCGCGGCCCGCCCCGACTTCCCGCGCCACTTCGCGCTCCAGCGCGTCGCGATCACGACGCTGCGCCACAGCCACAGGCCGTCGAGCGCGAGGCCGATCGGCACGCCGAAGAACCACTTAGGGTCCATCGAGGCCATCATGTAGATGTTGCCGAACAGGAACGGAAAACCCTTGTCGAGGACGAGGGCGATCTGCGCGAGGCCGATGAGCGCGGCGCAGACGATCCACGCGGTGCGGGCATCGCCCGCCGTGCCGCGAAGCGCGAGCACGGCGGACGCGACGAGCGGCGGCGCGATTAGGATGGCCGCGAGTTGAAGCAGGCTGGGGAGCAGGTAGCGAAACAGCATGTCAGGCCGGAAAGAGGTCGTCGGTCTCGACCTCCTCCATTTCGCATTTGGCGAGATGCTCGAAGACGGTGACGAAGCGCCAGTACACGTCGTAGACCGACGTGTGCCCATCGAGCAGATCGTGCAGCGACGTGATCGGCTGGTTGATGTTTCCGCACGGGACGATGTGGGCGAAGGGCTTGAGATCGTTGCGCACGTTGAGCGCGAAGCCGTGCGTGGTCACGTTGTCCTGCGCGTTGAGGCCGATGAACCCGATCTTCGCGTTGTTGACGTAGATGCCCGGCTCGTCCGCGGAGTAGTGCGCCGAGAGGTCGTAGGTTCCGAGCACCTCGACAATCGTTTTCGCGACGAGTTCCACGAACAGCTTCGGACGCAGTTTGTTCCGCTTGAGATCGAAGATGAGATAGCCGACGAGCTGGCCGGGGTTGTGCAGCGTCGTCTTGCCGCCGCGATCCGCCTTCACGAGATCGAATCCCGCGCGCTCGATGTGCTCCGCCGCCGAAATCAGCCCGCTGCCGTCGGGTTCGTTTTTGCCCTGCGTGATGACATTGGGGTGTTCGAGAAAGAGCAGGTACTCGGACTCGCGCCCGCCGACGATATCGGCCTTCAGGCTCGCCATCAGGTCGTAGGCCTGCGCGTAGGGCGTCACTCCGAGCCAGCTCCATTTGACTTTCAATTCCGCTCCCCGAGCGCGCGGTATCGCCCGCGCGAGTCGTTCCACCGGATCCGCAACAGATCGAGGAACATGCGCGAGGAATCCCAGAGCGGGTTGACGCGGCTCTTGGCCGAGTTTTGCCAGACGATGGGAACCTCGCGGATCTGATATCCGAGTTTGCGCGCGATGAAAAGCAACTCGACGTCGAACGCGAAGCCCGCGAGGCGCTGGAGCGCGCAGATGCGCCGCGCGGCCTCGCGCCGGAACGCCTTGAAGCCGCACTGCGTGTCGATCACGCCGCG from Deltaproteobacteria bacterium encodes:
- the lipB gene encoding lipoyl(octanoyl) transferase LipB, which produces MKVKWSWLGVTPYAQAYDLMASLKADIVGGRESEYLLFLEHPNVITQGKNEPDGSGLISAAEHIERAGFDLVKADRGGKTTLHNPGQLVGYLIFDLKRNKLRPKLFVELVAKTIVEVLGTYDLSAHYSADEPGIYVNNAKIGFIGLNAQDNVTTHGFALNVRNDLKPFAHIVPCGNINQPITSLHDLLDGHTSVYDVYWRFVTVFEHLAKCEMEEVETDDLFPA